TGCCGTCGACCATGAATTTAGAGTAGCCAAACTGGATAAATGTAGCCTCGCCGTGGATCTTTCTAATAAAATAAtctcatgaaaaaaatataaccaaaCGTTGAGAAGAGAAATATCAGGCTCTACCCATGCCCtcaagaacaccttcttggctgCAGTCAATCCAGCAAGAAACAAGCGTTTTGACATTCTGTGAATTTCAAGTTGTGAATCGTCACCCAGAAGGAGTACTCCTGGGCACAGCGGCACCTGATCATCAATCAGACCAGACAGTACTAACACTACAAATTTCCAGAGGGGCTGGACCTTGAGGCACACCCAAAACATATGAAGATACGTGCCAACTGCACCCTGTGTACACTCATGACAAAGGAGGTCTCCCAATATTTTCATTTAGTATCTTCTGTGTGGGGTTGCATAAGCTCTGTGggcaaatttaaaatgtattaattgatGTGCCAAATTTCTTGAGGATATAAAAATACGATCCCATATTTGTTCCCAGTCTGGAGTAAAATCAGATTTTGCTAACTCTCTATTCCATATGATGGTAATTAGTAGGGGGTCTGTTTTATAAagaataaaatatttgtaaagcacagagaccgAGCCTCTATTTGGGTGTAACGGAGAAAATAACTGTGCCAGAGGGTGATTGAgcaaattcaaaatatatatttagtattgttttatgttctgtATTTGACCttgttctgcttgatgaaagaaggTCTCTGTTCTCGTCACAccctctgaatgctgtctgtcaaTGTCAGCGGTGATACAGTCAGCACAGCAGGGATAGCAattagtctccggtttgaatgacaagatgtagaaatcaaacaactggatgcagactgattactctgaataaacttcatgaacacattgtgaacaagttactgaacaaccACACCATCAGCACTAACACGTCTAGTCTAGAGATTTCTAATTACTaaaaatttaattgtatttatttttcctaataGATTTTAGCACCTTCACTCAACTcctgattaaaaaaaaccttACCGGTACTTtcattcttttacatgttttagatttttttaagagATAGATTCTTAAATAATTGCTATAAAAAGAGGTATGCAGAATCGTTATATCACATATCTGTTACAACGGGATCGGAGTGTTCAATTATAACCGTTTAGGTCATTTTAATAACTGATACCAccaaacagtgtctttactgggttaatactgtatagaggttaacagtgtctttactgggttaatactgaatagaggttaacagtgtctttactgggttaatactgtatagaggttaacagtgtctttactgggttaatactgtatagaggttagcagtgtctttactgggttaatactgtatagaggttaacagtgtctttactgggttaatactgtatagaggttaacaaTGTCTTttctgggttaatactgtatagaggttaacagtgtctttactgggttaatactgtatagaggatagcagtgtctttactgggttaatactgtatagaggttaacagtgtctttactgggttaatactgtatagaggttaacagtgtctttactgggttaatactgtatagaggttaacagtgtctttactgggttaatactgcatagaggttaacagtgtctttactgggttaatactgtatagaggttaacagtgtctttactgggttaatactgtatagaggttaacagtgtcttttctgggttaatactgtatagaggttagcagtgtctttactgggttaatactgtatagaggttagcAGTGTCTTGGCTGGGTTAATACTGCATAGAGGTTAACAGTCACTGTGACGCCTccaaacagtgtctttactgggttaatactgtagatAGAGGTTAACAGTTACTGTAACACCATGTGTTACAATCTCTGgtgaatattgtaataattaaacgttttcaaaaaatatttgtaagtGAAATATGCAGCAAGAAGTGGTAAAAAAATCTACTTTTCCTTTCagtatttttattagtttattactCCCCACAGCCATTATGCTCATTAATCAAATCAGAATGTAAATATTCACTCTTTGGAGGAGCATGAACAATAAACACACAACTACCAGGTTTCTATTAAAGGTTTTTAAACGTTTCAAAACAAACATCACATGTGGTCCAGTAAAATGCATCACACCAAAATATTCCACATGTACGGAAACATCGGCATCTCCACATGGATGAAACCAAGTGcagtttttatcattttattttattgtacatttttttttaaaaagtcaaaaacaacaattacagatcattacacacacataacaattgctataaacaagaatcacacaaatatatacaattacagatcattacacacacataacaactgctataaacaagaatcacacaaatatatacaattacagatcattattattattattattatttatttcttagcagacgcccttatccagggcgacttacaattgttacaagatattgcattatacattatttcacatacaattacccatttatacagttgggtttttactggagcaatctaggtaaagtaccttgctcaagggtacaacagcagtgtcccccactggggattgaacccacaaccctccagtcaagagtccagagccctaaccactactccacactgccaacCACTACTCATTATATACTTATATacttatatacaattacagatcattacacatacATAACTGCTATAagcaagaatcacacaaatatatacaattacagatcattacacatacATAACTGCTATAagcaagaatcacacaaatatatacaattacagatcattacacatacataacaactgctataaacaagaatcacacaaatatatacaattacagatcattacacatacataacaactgctataaacaagaatcacacaaatatatacaattacagattatTACACgtacataacaactgctataaatggACTCCAGCTAGACAGATTTATACAAAACGCatacaaaaatcaaaaatagAAATGAATAGAAAGGACAAAAATACACACTGCATTAAAAATTAAGCTGTAATTCTTCAGATAATTAATCATAAAAGTCATCAATAATCTCTCTAGAATCAGACAACTGTGATTATAGCACAAGCAAGCATAACTTTGAGGTCTGTTTACTGTTAGATATATAAAGATGTAAACTGTGGTGAATTAGACACCACAAATGATTGTATTGTGACTTCTCTTTTGAATTATTGATAACCATCGTTTGTATTTGAATTGTCCAATACAAATCTAGGTTTAATAGGGATTGGCTACTGAAGCTGGTATAAATAAGGTCTGCATGCTTTTCACAGGAGATTGGGTCAGACTGGGTGACGCTGAAATTGCCTTTGCTAAAAataaagatacataaaaaaatatacaagtgCCTTTTGGACTCCTATTTACCCATTactaattcttaaaaaaaaaaaaaaaaaaaaatgcacacatatATTGAAGTATATATATGACAGAACGACTGTCCACTGAACTGTCACATAAGCATAGATTGGTTCTTAAATTCTCTTACAACATTAAGAATTGTAGaaaagtcagtttttttttttttttttttgtctgtccaATGTTTTGTATTACCCTCCACCTCTTAGTGGGCTCCAGTAATGGCACCTGCAGTGATTAAGCATCGAGTCATGGGATAGCTGGATTGGACCATGGGATGGATTGTCTTGTCCTTCTTGTTACTATGCTTGTAAAGCCCTAGGGAATGCTCATGTGATCACATGTTTTCCTGTACAGCATGTATTCAAAcgaaaaagaaagtctgcaatgGTGTAATAAGTTATAtttgtcagtgctgtaaaccaTGCTTATCAGTATCTGAACAATGCAGCGAGTGCAtttgtgtttgtaattgaatGTGTGTAAACTGTAAGTGTACAGGTGTGTCTGGACTCGCTTTTGTGTTCCAGATgtatttactgtgaaatactgtaaatgcaccgGCCTCTCTACACAGTTTCTGGACTTGATTTTTTGTAAGcgatttactgtaaaacatttgttTGGTGGGAACACTAAAGATAGCACGAGGAAGCTTCGCCCCCCTCAATCGTAAAAGCCTCTGCAGGTGTCCCGGTGCTCTATAAGCACacatgcagaggagcctggctctaTTGCACAGGGGTTAAGATGCTCACCTGCGGTGTGTGTGGTCAGCAGTGTGTGCCCAACCTTATCCCTGTTATACTTATCACACCCATTATTGAATTGAATTCACAACTCaagtctgctttcttctcttcaTTATGAACACTTGAATCACAATGAATACTGAACTACAGCTACAGATCTGTCAGTTTCCTAAACCCCATGCGTGTGTCCAAGTTAATGAAggattattatcatgtgacattgtcttgctttgtttttactcttccctcacctttacaatcattcacagggttcttattgaaatgactcaaatcttgtgtttgtattatttggtaagtctgtgttaaggtgctttgactatgagttcaggagctgcctgtcatatacatatttaatataggctagattagagtgtctttatattattatatacaccagcagcaagtagtgcacagcagtgtgttactaacaaaacaagagaaggaaacctgatcaaaagtgtccgatcactagatggcgctggctcttacttctccctgtgttagcacatgttacatgtatgtatggcaggcacctataactgatgagcatggtataacaatggtaaaagcattATAAACAGCAGCATGACtgtggtgcttttataagggtctagtccctgactgtgtctcttttttgtgtttttcagtgctgactgtagtgagcTGCTCCAGACAGTATGAAGGTAAGAGAACAGCTTACATGCATTCACAAAGGCTACGTGTGGTATTGCTGGAAAGCTTTTGAATGAAGATATTATTTTGGCTGACTGCTAACCAGACAGAATATCTGGATGCCTTTTAAGAACAGTAATCCTCCCACTTATCTTAAACATGTTTCCTGATTCATAAAAAATTTAAACACAGACCACTTTCTATTTTCAAGGCCATAATCATACGGAGAGAGATTCCTCATGAATTCTTTTCAGTCAAaactagggctgtgttcgaaagtttgttcgctagccagggatttgaagattgttttaaaccttcgaaggttcgtcagacgggtTCACTCACTGTATGTTTTATCCCATCCATTTATATGGAtgacctgtaaaataataggactttcaatcaaatataaacaatgcACTATGATGACATCACCAATACATTacgcaaatgagtaccatcgacggttcgaaccttccttctgtaatgtgttccgaaccttcaaagATCAAATGTACCCTTTGCAGCCCTACTCAAAACatacaagtagagcctgcaatgggtcacactgctgctattcctactgtatcacaagtagagcctgcaatgggtcacactgctgctattcctactgtatcacaagtagagcctgcaatgggtcacactgctgctattcctactgtatcacaagtagagcctgcaatggctcacactgctgctattcctactgtatcactgcAGAGATGCTGGTGGGGGGCTGGAATCTCTCTCCTCTTGCAGTTTCCTATTTGTTTTGTAGGGGAATGTGTCCTAATCCTATCCTATTCTCTGTTTCAGAGGGTCATCCTCAGGCTGTCCTGACCCTGCAGTCTGCCTGGGCACAGATATTCCCAGGAGAgacagtcaccctgagctgtgaggtGGAGGGGGGCTCTGCTGACTGGAGGTTTAAACAATACCGAAAGGGTCAAGAACAGGCAGTGTGCCAGAAACCCTCACCCAGTATGGGGAACAGTGTCGGCTGCACAATCAGTACCCCCCAGTATCACCACAGTGGAGTGTACTGGTGTGAGTCTGCATCAGGACAGGAGCGCAGTAATACTATCAACCTAACTGTGTCCAGTAAGTCATTTACATTCTAGATAATATTCAGACCCTGTTGAATAATCCTGCACTCGGATTGGCTGAGAGGGTATTGTAAGCTACTGATCGGCTTGCTGATTTGAGTAAAGCTGTCTCTGGATCTCCAGTCAGTATGAATTGTTGCTGCTCACATCGCTGTTTTCAAGTAGCAGCTGTGTAAGAACAGTATTGCAGCGTGGTGGTTCTGCACTGGAGTAACCTCTGTAGTGTCTTTGCTGCTCCACCTTTAGAAACCCGGTTAATGacggggctcctgagtggcacatccagtaaaggttcTCCGcacagagtgcaggatgtgccctatagctggAGATCGCatgttcgaatccaggctatgtcacagccgacagTGACCGGGAGTGCCTAGGGGGCGACGCACAactggctgagcgctgcccgggtatggagggcttaggtcggcaggggaatccacggctgtggccgatagggcgcctgtggttctgcagtggagccgccagatctgtgttgtcctcccgcactataggtctgatggcattgctgtggatctgcagtgcgaaaaatgtggcttggcaggagcacgtttcggaggacgcgtgttccatcCGCCGTTTCCCGATTCGGCGGGGGGTtacgagcggtgagccgaggatacagataataattgggcatgctaaattggggagaaaacttttgtaaaaaaaattggcgacgactaaattaaaaaaaaaaataataattaaaaaaaataacccggTTAATGGAGCAACAATGTCAGTGGAAATGAGAGTTCAAAACAAGACACCAGGGGTCTGGAATACGTTTAAAACaataactttatataaaaatgaataagaaaacattgacagggaggaatttaaccacCTCCCTGCCAAACCAAACCAGACAATACTAAATAGCGGACGGCTTTCACCAACCCGCATATAAACAAACACTATACAATACTTACAAAACAAACCAATGACAAACACCAAAACTAATAACAATCCAGCGCACGTATATCTAGGGGCGGGGCTCCCTTCACAGCGTCATCAGGAGGAGAACGGCACATTTCTATACAATCGATTCAACCATTTCATCACTTAATATATACAAGATAACAGCCTAATAATGAACAACAGGATCCCCCAGATACTTGTAATTCCCTTAACTAGGGATTTCAACATGGAAACAGAGCGCTGGGGTaaatcacacacaaaacaaatagaaacacgAAGCGCTGCCTTTAATTTGTGTTTGTTCAGATGCAGCTCCCTTAGTGTATTCAAAACTATACTATGTATGGTGATCGTGTATTGTGCGTCACAGTTCACACGGAAGGAGGGTTCAGAACATAACTGATCAGTAAAATGCTGCAATACCAAAATGGTTTGTGGGCAATTTATTATGTGATTGTTGTGTTCAGAAACAAACCCTGAAGCATTTGTTAATATTAATTATCATGCACATTCCATTGTTTGTAAtacaatatattagtattacaaatatatatcttttatgttttaaagtgtatataatgcatatgaactaaatacagtatatacttagTAATATCTTGTCTGTAAATATTTAAGAGGTACAATTTCATTCGCttccgcacccccagcacccctagttccagcgcccctgatCAGATgccttggtggtgacgtcagaccaggaagagaatggacGCAGTACTACGAGTGAAGCGCTGAtgcgtgtatttattaaataaaatagttaaacaaaacaaacactgtacagaAAACAAAACGACACGACGACCAAAACAGAGACggacacaaacactgacacacacacgtatCACACGGGTGTAGAAGCTGTTTCTATTTTAAGTTCATCCTTTTCTTTACGTTCCACCTCAGAACAACCCTCACCATGCAGCCAGAGATACGGGtctttatacatgtgaccatctcacattctgcacgagagtTTTTAATTTGCATGGCTGACAgtcagtttgtcaataatcactgacTGCTGACCGTGcattctcacgagctgtctgtcagagacgagctactaacaccgcctctgccagaccacatttaaatcaacaataatacatgaaatcacctgtgctacataacccaagcaataccttttaaatcataacacaataatagacaataatacaaaataaatgggtgatcctgcagactcctcaatcctgacccatctctcagccctgctgatctgaactcgttctgtcttttcagatcaatgggtgatcctgcagactcctcaatcctgacccgtctctcagccctgctgatctgaactcgttctgtcttttcagatcaatgggtgatcctgcagactcctcccCAGCCTGTGATTGAGGGAGACGTTCTGACTCTGAGGTGTCGTGTCCGGGGTTATACAGCTACCAGGGTTGTCTTTTATAAAGATAATAAAGAGTTACAATCCAGGGCAGATGCAGCGCTGAGTGTGGATCGTGTTTCAAAGAGTGACGAGGGGTCCTACAAGTGCAAAGCATGGCGGTTGTACTCTCCTTACTctggtgactctgcagaggtgcgggtgtcagtgagaggtaggttcattctaacagagagagtcctcacccccttctctgtctgtaatgtctcacagatacattcacactggagtctattccagctgtgttaatgtgactctgcagaggtgctggtgtcagtgagaggtaggttcattctaacagagagagtcctcaccctcttctctgtctgtaatgtctcacagatacattcacactggagtctattccagctgtgttaatgtgactctgcagaggtgatggtgtcagtgagaggtaggttcattctaacagagagagtcctcaccctcttctctgtctgtaatgtctcacagatacattcacactggagtctattccagctgtgttaatgtgactgcagaggtgcgggtgtcattgagaggtaggttcattctaacagagagagtcctcacccccttctctgtctgtaatgtgtcacagatacattcacactggagtctattccagctgtgttaatgtgactgcagaggtgcgggtgtcattgagaggtaggttcattctaacagagagagtcctcacccccttctctgtctgtaatctctcacagatacattcacactggagtctattccagctgtgttaatgtgactctgcagaggtgcgggtgtcagtgagaggtaggttcattctaacaaagagagagtcctcacccccttctctgtctgtaatctctcacagatacattcacactggagtctattccagctgtgttaatgtgactctgcagaggtgcgggtgtcagtgagaggtaggttcattctaacaaagagagagtcctcacccccttctctgtctgtaatctctcacagatacattcacactggagtctattccagctgtgttaatgtgactctgcagaggtgcgggtgtcagtgagaggtaggttcattctaacagagagagtcctcacccccttctctgtctgtaatgtctcacagatacattcacactggagtctattccagctgtgttaatgttctCAACACAACTCAGGTGCTGAAGTAACGGGTCCTAGCAAAGTTTTCTGATATGAAAGCTCTTCCTGgtctgagtgactctcatactgTGAGTAGTGTAGAAGCTGTAATAAAGCAGAAAGAGGCCAAACCAAAGATACACTGAATGCTTGTCAGTACTGATGATCAGGCCCTATTTGTATGTTTAATTGGTTGTGGTAGTGATAGAATGTGTATTGCCATTGCAAACTGTATCTCTAATCATGTGTAACCCCTCCCTAGACAGGGGGGTACAGATTGGATATAAGAAATTGGTCCTATACATTATTACACTGCAGATTATACCACAGAAGAGATTCTGCCcaaatgaaatagttttaaatagaATACATACCTGTTCACtttactgtgacacacacacagtatgaaacAGAATAGCCAAGAAAGACACAGATACTAAACATGTAAGTCATGtgagttatattattatattaaaaatcaaAGCAACAGCAAAGTATCATTCAGAGTGATAATGAGTCATAATTATAAACGCCACACAGGAGCAGCAAGACAGTGAATCAGAACCATTGACATGTCAGTAAAAACACAGTGATATGCTGCTGGAGTGCCTTCAATACAATCACATATTAGATTCACCTGCTTTATTAGGAGGGTTCACAGCAAACTTGGTGGTTGTCAATGTACTGTAATTGATGTGGGGCTGTGCTAATAAGTCTGATGACCCTACTAATAATACTCCTGGTATTAATAGTGAATGTTAACATTGCTGATTTGTATGCCTCCACATTATCTGATTCACATCCCATCTCTCAGGctctctttatattattattattattattattattattattattaaacaatacattttaatacagacAACGTATGCTTTTGAATTACATATTTTCTAATGTGCcccaacatttatttataaacaaaaacaaatagaatCCATGCTTTTGTTATCcatgtcaacattttttttatgaaacactaAGTTTAATTATGAATCAGTCAGTCCTTTGTTAACGTCTAATGGTAATACATAATTATTTTGAATTATCATGCATGTTTACACATGCTGTGAATAGGTCTGTTGCTCTGTGCTGTCCAGcactgtctgtctatgtgtggaAATAAGGGCTAATCAACCAAGAGAACAAATTCTCAGACAGAGAAAatctacaaatgttacaagaatcCAGAGCTATGACCTCGAAACCCGTGAGAGACAGTAACATCGAGATGCTTTTATTAGAGACCACCACAGTTAACAAGTCCATGTGAACGGAGCCTGTGGGTGCAGGTCATGCTGAACTGGGTTTTATTTCTGTCCTTGGCAGGCAGGTCTGTGTTCCTAACATGCCTTGTTTCCTTTCTTTacccagagctgccgaaggctgTGCTGACCAGCAGTCCTCAATGGGGAGAGCTGTACACTGGAGAGactgtcaccctgagctgtggggttgaggggggtttCACTGGCTTCcaatatctctggtacaagagCAGTCAAGGAGGCACAGTGCAGATCAGAGGCACCACTGGAGCCAGTTACACACTCAGCCCTGTCACTCAGTCTCATAGTGGACAGTACCAGTGTGAGGCACAAAGAGGAGATCCACCACGTTCCTCTCAGCGCAGTGATCCTGTTatactgactgtgtctggtgagtttattaacacagcgatcctgttacactgactgtgtctggtgagtttattaacacagtgatcctgttacactggctgtgtctggtgagtttattaacacagtgatcctgttacactggctgtgtctggtgagtttattaacgcagtgatcctgttacactgactgtgtctggtgagtttattaacacagcgatcctgtgacactggctgtgtctggtgagtttattaacacagtgatcctgttacactgactgtgtctggtgagtttattaacacagcgatcctgtgacactgactgtgtctggtgagtttattaacacagtgatcctgttacactgactgtgtctggtgagtttattaacacagtgatcctgtgacactggctgtgtctggtgagtttattaacacagtgatcctgttacactgactgtgtctggtgagtttattaacacagcgatcctgtgacactggctgtgtctggtgagtttattaacacagtgatcctgttacactgactgtgtctggtgagtttattaacacagcgatcctgttacactgactgtgtctggtgagtttattaacacagtgatcctgttacactgactgtgtctggtgagtttattaacacagcgatcctgtgacactggctgtgtctggtgagtttattaacacagtgatcctgttacactggctgtgtctggtgagtttattaacacagcgatcctgttacactgactgtgtctggtgagtttattaacacagtgatcctgctacactgactgtgtctggtgagtttattaacacagtgatcctgttacactgacagtgtctggtgagtttattaacacagtgatcctgttacactgacagtgtctggtgagtttattaacacagtgatcctgttacactggctgtgtctggtgagtttattaacacagcgatcctgttacactgactgtgtctggtgagtttattaacacagtgatcctgttacactgactgtgtctggtgagtttattaacacagtgatcctgttacactggctgtgtctggtgagtttattaatgtcttgtaacaattgtaagtcgccctggataagggcgtctgctaagaaataaataataataataataataataataataatattcattcaGTCCTGTGGATTTCTGTCATCTTATCTTTCACACTATCTTTGTGTCAGAACAGAACAGTTACTGATTGGAGCTGCACTGGAAACAGTAACACTTCAAGCCAGTTAAAGGAAGTGATACAAGGCATTAGTAGAATATCATCTTGAAGAATGGACGACTTTGTAGACTTCCTTGTAATGGCTGTTataattactttttattaataacaagtaCATTAAAAGTAATTCCAGTAGattcatgtattttctttataattattcaaattttgtagtaatttgtttttttaccacaAGTTATCGTGTTACCCAAAGCCACTCAAATTGAGGGAAACAGGAGCCCTTATTTCTCATCTTCTGTATTTCAGAGGGACAACCAAAGCCTGCACTGACCCGG
The sequence above is a segment of the Acipenser ruthenus chromosome 51, fAciRut3.2 maternal haplotype, whole genome shotgun sequence genome. Coding sequences within it:
- the LOC117971304 gene encoding Fc receptor-like protein 5, whose translation is MHHTKIFHMYGNIGISTWMKPMLTVVSCSRQYEEGHPQAVLTLQSAWAQIFPGETVTLSCEVEGGSADWRFKQYRKGQEQAVCQKPSPSMGNSVGCTISTPQYHHSGVYWCESASGQERSNTINLTVSNQWVILQTPPQPVIEGDVLTLRCRVRGYTATRVVFYKDNKELQSRADAALSVDRVSKSDEGSYKCKAWRLYSPYSELPKAVLTSSPQWGELYTGETVTLSCGVEGGFTGFQYLWYKSSQGGTVQIRGTTGASYTLSPVTQSHSGQYQCEAQRGDPPRSSQRSDPVILTVSEGQPKPALTREPTGEIFEGDTVTLSCVVEGGSGGWRYLWYKDRQGAPVYQTDSSSGTGAGYTISAAALSHSGEYWCGAGRGRNTSYSQYSHPIWVNVTALFSRVTLTASPGATVKEGEALNLTCEAAVNKPPRPQLHYTIVRDGEPVTNSTDSALYSIASTEKSHTGSYTCAVESQGVKKSSQELHIEVQTSWHSAVAIGYRVSFTLIHFIVFTLLLLQYCRIQGSPCLAGGKSRKTSDQDQEQSAEGIELSSRVQHTGVELE